A segment of the bacterium genome:
TGATGTCGAAATCGAACCACCCGCCCTTTATTTTTTCGATGAATTCCTCGAACCCCACGAAATCGGCACCCGCGTCCTTCGCTTCTTTTTCTTTTTCACCCTTGGTCAGGACCAGGATCTTTTTCTGGCGTCCCGTGCCGTGCGGCATATTGGAGATACCGCGCACCTGCTGGTCTTGTTTCTTGATGTCAATGTTCAACTTGATCGAGATATCGACCGACTCGTCGTATTTCGCGTTAGCGATGGATTTGACTTTTTCGATCGCTTCCTTCAGGGGATATGGTTTGGCTTCGACCTTGGTCTTCTGTTCGCGGAATCGCTTAGAATGTTTTTGTTTCATCCTTCCTCCACCGTAATGCCCATGCTGCGCGCCGTTCCGGCGATTATCTTGATGGCCTGTTCCAATGACTGCGCGTTAAGATCTTTCATCTTCCGCTGGGCGATATCCTCGACCTGTTTCTTGGTCACTTTGCCGACCTTCTCCCGGTTAGGTATCGCCGAACCTTTGGCAATGCCCGCCGCCTGCTTAAGAAGAACTGCGGCCGGGGGGCTCTTAAGGATAAAGGTGAAGGTTCGGTCATTATAGATCGTCACGACCGCGGGGATGATCAGTCCCGCGAGGTTCTTGGTATCGGCATTGAAGGCCTTGCAGAATTCCATTATATTCACGCCGTGCTGGCCCAGAGCAGGACCGACCGGAGGCGCAGGCGTGGCGCTGCCGGCGGCGAGCTGCAATTTAACGATAGCGATAACTTTTTTAGCCATGCCTAAACTCCTTTAGCTGCCCAAATGGTAACTGGTTAAAAGGTTAAATGGTAAAATCTGTGTTTCATTTAACCAATTGTTATTTAACAATTTAACCATATTTTAGAAGCTCTTCAGCTGGTGGAAACCCAACTCGATGGGCGTTGGTCTTCCGAATATAACCACGACGACCTTAACCTTTTCCCGTTCAGGGTATACGGCTTCGATCGTTCCGATAAAATCGGTGAAAGGACCGTCAATGACCGTGACCCGCTCGCCTTTGGCAAACGGGATCTTGGTGATGACCTTTGTTTTGGCTTCTTCCACCTGGGTCAAGAGCGCATCCTTTTCTTCTTCGCTCAACGGTATCGGTTTATTCTTCAGGCCGAGGAAATGCGTGACACCCGGGATCGAGTTGACGATCTGAAGCGTTTCATCGGATGGATCCATTTCGATGATGATGTAGCCGGGGTAGAGCCTCCGTTCCTCAACGATCTTTTTCCCTTTTTTGACCCGCACCAGGTTTTCGATGGGGATGATGATCTTGCCAAAACGCTCGGCCATGTTCTTTTCGTTGATCACGCGTTGTAAGATCCGCTTGACTTTCTGCTCGTGCCCGGTCAGGGTATGAACGACGAAGCACTCCATGGGTTATTTCACCACCAAGCTAAGAGCGGAAGAAAAAATCGTATCCAGGATAAAAATTATGATGGCCATCAACGCCGATATTATGATCACCACGATCGTGGAGTTCATAAGTTCGC
Coding sequences within it:
- the rplK gene encoding 50S ribosomal protein L11 is translated as MAKKVIAIVKLQLAAGSATPAPPVGPALGQHGVNIMEFCKAFNADTKNLAGLIIPAVVTIYNDRTFTFILKSPPAAVLLKQAAGIAKGSAIPNREKVGKVTKKQVEDIAQRKMKDLNAQSLEQAIKIIAGTARSMGITVEEG
- the nusG gene encoding transcription termination/antitermination protein NusG, coding for MECFVVHTLTGHEQKVKRILQRVINEKNMAERFGKIIIPIENLVRVKKGKKIVEERRLYPGYIIIEMDPSDETLQIVNSIPGVTHFLGLKNKPIPLSEEEKDALLTQVEEAKTKVITKIPFAKGERVTVIDGPFTDFIGTIEAVYPEREKVKVVVVIFGRPTPIELGFHQLKSF